The stretch of DNA caatttgttttataaaattacaaCATTTTCAAAGGAAGATGGGATTTTCAGTCTCAAAGAATCAAATAAGTATCCCTGATCAGTGTTTTGTGTTGTTCTGTCTTAATGGGATTTATACTGACCCAAAGACCGTTACTTATCAAGGGGCCGGTTAACCTAAAGACAATGGCCAATTCACTGCTTTCAAACATTCTACTTAATTTCTGTCACAGATTGGAATTTGAGTCCACAATTTTGTAAAAAGCTTCATTTAAGTGAAGTTTGTATTTTGTTTGAGAATAAAAAGTTAATCCAttgactttcatttctcttttattttttatcgtGAAGGGGATAGAAGAAGGGGAAACTGCCATTTGTTAAATTGCAGACTGTAAAAAGATATGTGTATAAAATTCACTTAAAGATTTTCTTGCTAACCAGGTCATGATTAGGGCTATTCCCCTGTCCTCTTGCTGACTGCCTGATGCTCCGCATGACCTCCATGGCTGCGTACAGAAGGATGAGAAACAGCACGTACTCCCTATGTGTTTCTGGAGTGCAGAGGAATCAAGGCAGTTTCAGCCTATCCTTAAAAGCCTAGGAGGggcaaatgtttttctttaatgttaatttttgagacagagagagacagagtacaagtgggggaggggcagagagagagggagacagaatccaaacaaagcaggctccaggctctgagctgtcagcacacaactcGATGTGGGGGTTCAAacccaacgaactgtgagatcatgacctgagccaaagttggatgcttaaccggctgagccacccaggagccctgggaatgtttttccttaaaaaaaaaaaaaggggggctcAGTGCTTCTCTTACCCTTACCGCCttgttgtttcttaatttttggctttcttttgggtttgttttcctgAATTGGATGCTCATTTGTTCCTTTTGTGTCTATGTCATCTTGGTCATCGATCTGCCTTTCCAATATTGGGGTTGCATCTTCCACGGCAGTACAAACATCTGAGCAACAACCAGATGCAGTTTGAGTTACTAACTTCCAGGATCAGAACCACAGACATGCTAGTCATCACACTGTTACATGGCTTGGCAGCACCCCTGCCTTCAGTTTATAGATAACTTTTAAGATTTCTGGGACATATGCACTAAATATTTACATGCACGTATGGCAAAGAAAGTTGTTAAGTAATTAGTGGAATccaagtgaaaatgaaagaatttgtTAAGTTCCAACTTGAACCTTTCCTTTAAAATCATTATCTCTAGGTTGTTGGCAAAAATTGTTGCcaggaaataaactaaataaacttgTTGCATTAAGAAAAGGCAGCTGCATAAGTTACTTCAAGTGGAAATCCTGGAAATCTTTTGAGCATGCCTATCATGGGATATTCTAGGGTCTGAGATTCCGATGCTGTCTTCAGTGTGAAGTCGCTGTCCCCTGGGCAAAGCAGTCCCTCGGGGCTCAGACAGCTTACCGTTCACGCAGAGTGCTCCAGGGCAGCACATGGCATTACGCTGGCACCTCCTTCGTAACCCGCGACACGTAGCACAGAATGGCTTCTCATCTTGCGGCTTGAGGCAGAACTTTCTGGAACTGCAGTCCTTGTCAGACAAGCACTGTGAACCCTGTAGGGAAAAACTCGTCACATGCTGGCGAATCCAACAAGATGCAAGATGACTTTTAATTCAAAGTGGGAGATGGAGGAAGCCAAATCACAGTGGCACGTGGAATGTGGTGACAAGCCTCAGGTGGCACCTTAATTTTTCAGTATAATTGCTTTTCTCCCACAAAGGAGAGGCCAAGTCTCCAATGAAGAAACCTATGTGTTGCATAGGTTACTTGCATTTGAAAAATTGTCCTACTTTTAAAACTCAGGATTTGATTTTCTTATGCTCTttctgaaaatggaagaaaatgtcttCCCATGTGTGTCTTATAGATGGTTATGAGATTTTTGATACGTATCTATTAGCTCTAGAAGCTGTGCtacaatttaattaaatataatgtgGATGTTTGTGCCATTCCTATTTGATTTCCTTTCTGTACTGAGCCCCTTCAGTCACTGCTGCCATCTGCCAGCTAGCACCTCGGTGAGTCTTACCCGAGTGAgctgccccctgctccccagctgAGCTTTACCTTCCGAGCCCCGTGCACATCGGTGGAGCTCTTGATGTTGTTGAAGTCCAAAACCAGAGCAGCCAGGGGAGCGCAGAGCCAGCCGAGCCCCAGCaagaccaccaccaccatccttcAATCGCTTTGACCTTCTCTCAGCTTTCTTTGCGTTCTCCAAACTGGGAGACAATAAACCTACAATAGAGCTTTTGCCAAAATGGAAAGCCTGCAAGTCGTCCGTAACCGCTTttcctgaaggaaaaacaaatcttCCTCTAAGTAAGGTGTGCGAAATAGGATGAGCAAGGTCTGACCAGCAGATTCCTTCTGAAACGATTTATACCAGATGTGCCCCCCTCATCTCTCCCCCCCTCCTTACCCCACACAGGCTTCAACAAATCCCTTCAGATCTGTTTGATCAATAGTTCAAAACAAGGACTCaatagagggagagaagaggcagggCCACAGGGGCTTCTCCTCCAGGGGCTGAATCCCTCTTAATTACTGCATATCAAAGTTAGTTCAAAGGGTTAGCAGAAGAGCAGGATGTCTGTATCAAAGGCAAACTCCGATAATCACCTGCATTTCCTACCTTCAATAATCCTTTGGGGGCGGAGGGAGTCTGTTCTAAGATCTGTTTTCACGGCTAATTGTGCtcaaagaaagaatgaatcatATTGGCCAATATGCCGCCAAGAATGCCAAAAACTAATGAGTTACAAAATATCCTGAGAAGCCTTAAACTCTGCTTCAGATAGTGAAGAcagatagagaagagagaaaatgcctCCTGATTAGCTCAGGCGTCCAGATGTAAAAATCTCAATAGCTGAAAAGCTGTGTACATAATGGCACCTGTTCCAATGAAATGTCAATTGGAAAATAATCCTCCTTAAACTGAAAATTGAACTGTTTGAGGCTACGGTTATTTAATTAGGAAGACAATGAGATGTATAACAATCCTCCTGCCTTATTACTTGATGATGGGGGCCAACCACAGAAAGTCCATTTTATGCGGATTCACACAATTCAGTCAGAAGCTCTGGATGCATTTTATGtacaatgtatttatttgtactGTGTTGGTTAAAATGACttgagcagggtgcctgggtggctcagtcagttaagtgttcggctgttgattttagttcagatcatgaccttacagttcatgagatcaaaccccacgtggggctctgcgctgacctcttggagcctgcttgggactctctctctccctctgcccctcccctatgcatATGcgtgctcacaccctctctcaaaatgaataaaatttttttttaaagttaaaaaaaaattgactcaAGCCAAACAGGTCTCCAAGCCTCTAGCTGATttcaatggaatatcattcattttcaattttcctactttgaatttttgaaaatgtttgcttcatccctttctgtctctttttttttcagctgaaCTGTTAGAGAAGTCAAATCATTTAGAGCTGTTATCACTGCCTACGTATTTTAACAGTGGAACAATCCAGACCTgggtcaaaacattttttttctcacttcttgTTTTCATCGTTCTAAGTGTAGACTCAAGTTGGTACCTCAGGTGAGAGGTGCTGTGTAACATCTAAAAATGCAGGGATGCCTAATGGCTCGGCCAGTGGAACATGGGCCGCATCTctcaatcttggggttgtgggttcgagtccacactgggtgtggagattacttaaacataaaatctttaacaacaacaacaacaacaacaacaaatctaaAAATGCATCCcttctcagcatcactcatcatcatcagggaaacacaaatcaaaaccacactgagataccacctcacgccagtcagagtggctaaaatgaacaaatcaagagactagagatgctggccagggtgtggagagacgggcaccctcctacgctgttggtgggaatgtaaactggtgcagccactctggaaaacagtgtggaggttcctcaaaaaattaacaacagaactcccctatgacccagcaatagcactgctagggacttacccaagggatacagaagtgctgatgcataggggcacatgtaccccaatgttcatagcagcactgccaacaatagccaaatcatggaaggagcctaaatgtccatcacctgatgagtggatcaagaagatgtggtatgtatacacaatggagtattacatggcaatgagaaagaatgaaatctggccatttgtagcaaagtggatggacctagagggtgtcatgctaagtgaaataagtcagacagagaaggacagataccatgttttcactcatttgtggaacaggagaaacttaacagaggaccgtgggggagtggaagggggaaaatagttggggagagggaagaaggcaaaccatgagagactcttgaatactgagcactgagggctgatgggagagggggcagggagaaggggggatgggcatggaggaggcacttgttgggatgagtactggatattatatagaaaccaacttgacaacaaactataaaagaaaaataatttaaatgcattgcttcggggcgcctgggtagctcagtcagttaagcatccggcctcggctcaggtcataatctcacggtttgtgggtttgagccctgagttgagctctgtgctgacagctcagagcctggagcctgcttcagattctgtgtctccctctctctctgaccctcccctgcttgtgctgtctctctctgtctctcaaaaaataaataacagacattaaaaaattttttaaaaatgcattgcttCTAAGCCATAAATGGCAGTGTTGGTATTACAGGGTCTTCGCCCAGAACATCAGCCCATTGAAATGTATCTCAACACTCTGTACAATGGGAACATTCCCAGTCCGGAGTAATGGCTTGGTACCATTTAGCAGCAGGTGATCTGAGGTTTCCTGTCCTTGGCCTTGTGTTGGGGCTGCATGTCTGCCACTCACAACTCACATGATGCAATGGGAGCTACTTCTTtgagtacacttttttttttttttgcttcaa from Suricata suricatta isolate VVHF042 chromosome 1, meerkat_22Aug2017_6uvM2_HiC, whole genome shotgun sequence encodes:
- the DKK4 gene encoding dickkopf-related protein 4, translating into MVVVVLLGLGWLCAPLAALVLDFNNIKSSTDVHGARKGSQCLSDKDCSSRKFCLKPQDEKPFCATCRGLRRRCQRNAMCCPGALCVNDVCTAVEDATPILERQIDDQDDIDTKGTNEHPIQENKPKRKPKIKKQQGGKGQEGERCLRTLDCGAGLCCARHFWTKVCKPVLLGGQVCSRRGHKDTAQAPEIFQRCDCGPGLVCRNQMTGNGQHARLRVCQKI